The following coding sequences lie in one Spinacia oleracea cultivar Varoflay chromosome 1, BTI_SOV_V1, whole genome shotgun sequence genomic window:
- the LOC130469131 gene encoding putative F-box/FBD/LRR-repeat protein At5g56810, whose protein sequence is MEIPLKKKKKKKMKDCDSGEEDRISNLPDNILVSIISLLPVDSAARTSVLSNRWKPLWTQITQLSFPPPLASGDDLRFSSGIDDLEREQLRLPSCLLTNIRRVEFHVAGDEFEIVLLQLILANSPSLEFIGDCYDIGELQTEFDLCMKVFGFPNISKCIVKFSGRLMTTTSNDFKDGVLSCQIKANQC, encoded by the exons ATGGAAATACcactgaagaagaagaagaagaagaagatgaaggatTGCGACAGTGGAGAAGAAGATAGAATCAGCAATTTGCCAGATAACATTCTCGTTTCCATTATCTCTCTCCTTCCGGTGGATTCCGCCGCCCGTACCTCGGTATTATCCAACCGATGGAAACCTCTCTGGACCCAAATTACTCAACTATCTTTCCCACCACCACTCGCTTCCGGCGACGATTTAAG GTTTTCCTCAGGCATTGATGATTTAGAACGCGAACAATTACGTCTACCTAGTTGTTTGTTAACTAACATTAGGAGGGTAGAATTCCATGTAGCCGGGGATGAATTTGAGATTGTTTTGCTTCAACTTATTTTGGCCAATTCCCCGAGTTTGGAATTCATTGGCGATTGTTACGACATAGGCGAGTTACAGACTGAGTTTGATTTATGCATGAAGGTATttggttttccaaatatttCAAAATGTATTGTTAAATTTTCTGGGCGTTTGATGACAACTACAAGCAACGATTTCAAAGATGGGGTTCTTTCTTGCCAAATCAAAGCCAATCAATGTTGA